The Aspergillus oryzae RIB40 DNA, chromosome 5 genome segment ATAAGTTGATCCGAGCAGGCAGAAATATCATATCGTTAGGCCAAAACATCAAGCTCATAAAAAGTGGTTCGAGACCATTTGGCGCATATGACGATAGAACTCCTACATCAAACACTGCAAGACGTGCAGTGCAGCTGCAAGCACCACCGGGACTAAAGACACGGAAGTTAGAATtcggaagggaaagaatggaCTCGGTGGAAGATCTCCGGAAGTAATTGCCGATTGCTGCCGGATATCCTCTGCACATCCGGTGGGTACGGCGGCTAGGGTACGGTTGAAGATTATTTTAAAACAGTCGTAGATCCTTCAGAATGTCAGTCCCAATCAGAGTAGCTCCACTCAGACATTGGATAGATTCTACCAGTTTCCCATACACGAAGGATCGATGAGTGGATCTCAGGGTCCCTGCCATGGCAATCAGATTACCCCTTCTCCCGACGTTTCTCCGAGGATGAGCCCTGAAGACTCAACCTTGAATTGATGTTACtattgtcattgatggaCCTCACTAACAATATTGCAGTTTTAAAAGACTCACCTGCGTTGTGATGGACTCCTTCCGTAAGTCTTCCTGGGGTATATTGATAGCTCCTTCTTAGGAAAGGGTTTCGGATACTGATACGTTCATCGGACATACGCGTTCTGTTTTTTGTAAAAGGTAGACAATGTGATTAATTCAATAAGATTTTAAACGATTAATAATCATCCTGCAGACTGCCAGCAATGCCTAAAGAACTGGGGACCTTGACCTGTTGAGGAAGCTTTGTCGCTGCATGTAGTGGCGCAGCTATGCACGATTGGATATGTTCGGCGTTTGAAACTAATTTTACACAGCAATCCCCACGTATCATGCGGTAAAGCCTCTCAATCTAAGGCTCTATACCGGTATGCCCATCCTACTCGAGTGGAGCCCACTGTTGATACGGATGAACCGGCCTTGGTTACTTCCGGTTCCGATATCGATCGGCGGTACCTGCATATGCTTATGCCGTTGTCTGGATTTAAATCAATACTGGTATCTTCCACGTGGTGAGACACATTGTctcgaagaggaggattcCTGAATCCGGACTTAAGTCCAGTAGACCGAGTAAATCACTTGGTTGGAAAGGTTTCGGTTTTAATTTGCCTGTCCTGCTAAAGTTTACCATCTGATGCCCTAAGACCCCGACAGAGACCGAGACGGATAGTGATTGAATATCAGGATTAGGCTAAACTGTGGGAAGGATCTGCTAGTGAGCATGCAACCATGGTAGATTCTTTGCTGCAGCCGGCATTCGGAGATGCTCTTACCCGTATCAATTTAGTATCTCCGGCATGCTCCTTCCTTGCCTGATGCATCTCGGCAGACGTCGGCAATTGACCTTTATATAACAGGCCCATGTCAGTAGAAAGGACATATAAGCAAGTGCTCTTCCCATCTTCCACGGGTCCAGACTGAGAGAATCATACCAGTGTCTACACACAGTCAACACCAAACCCTCTTTCAAAGCTATCAATATGGTTTCCAAGAACCTTTTGGCCATTCTGGCTGCTGCCGTCGCAGTGCAGGGCAGCCCCCTGGACAAGCGCGCAGTCGTAAATCATGACTCGATCACGCCATTCCCCGAGACCGTCCCCAACACCGCCACTGGTAACACTTATAAGAAGCTCGAGCCATATCTACACATTGCACATGGCTGTCAATCCTACCCGGCCGTTGCCGCCAACGGTGATGTGAGGTAAGTTGCTAGCATCACGTCGCATATCCCAAGGCCCATGTGCACTATTGTCAACAAGATGAAAGATGCAAATTTACTAACGTCGGTCGTATAGTGGAGGCCTTCAAGACACCGGTAGCGCCACGGGCGGGTGCCGCGACCAAAGCAAAGGCCAGACCTACGTCCGCGGTGGCTGGCACAATGGCCGTTACGGTATCATGTACGCATGGTACATGCCAAAGGACATGCCCAACAGCGGAGTATCCACGGGTGCGCATCGTCACGACTGGGAGAATGTTGTTATCTGGGTAAACAATCCAGCCAACGATAACCCAACCTTGCTGGGAGGTGCAGCATCGGGTCACGGCAGCTACAAGAAGACGAACAACCCACAACGAGTCGGCGATAGGCCCAAGGTTGAGTACTTCACCAACTTTCCAACCAACCATGAGCTGCAGTTCACCGATACTCTGGGGCGTGATCTACCACTCATTGCCTGGGAGTCTCTTCCCGAGGCAGCGAGACGGGGACTTGAGAGTGCCGAGTTTGGGAAGGCCACCGTACCGTTCAAGGATTCAACTTTCCAGGGAAATcttgagaaggctgctcTTTAGGAAGCCTTAGTTATTCCATGTCTGGATAGTGACATAGTTGAAGCCCCGGGTGATACATGTGAAGAGATATCGGTAACTTGTTTTTGTTATTGATGGGGAGTAGCACGGAGCGGGATATGTCTTTGAGATTTATTGTAGCCAAGCTGCGGTGTGCTGGATTTGCCGTCCTTGATATGTGCATGTTCGAATTACTAGCATATGATATGGCCACTGCTCCGTGTCAGCGGAGCAATAGAAAGGAGTGATTGTTTATATTTCCATTTATTGTCCCCACAACAAGGAATCCGTAGTAtattcattcttcatttccatatTAATCTGAGAGTTCCTGCAGTGCTGCACCTGTTCAAAGACGCTGTATGGGTGTATCTCAACCTCGGAAGGCGCATACTATATCACCCTACTGGAAGATACTGGGGGATGAATCGGCCCTTAATTTCGGGGTTTGTGGAGATTATACTTTGGACACTTTGGCAATTGCCTCCGGCAATGTCGACCAACAAAATCCCATCCTCCCCGGGGTTCAGGCTGCTGATGCTATGAAAATCTCCCAATGGGTCTTTGAAAGTTGTCCTGGCTTCATTGAAAGTTCTGGCAGCTTTGGGATCCTGATATAGTATAATGAAGAAGTCGATGTTCTTGACTCCCTCTGAAAATGCGTATGGCGAGCTCATTGGGTCGTAGGGGGTCACGAAACTAGTagtgttgaagaaagcaacgTATAGGGACATAGTTCTAATGAGACTGTCCTACGAATATCGAGAGTATGATTGCATGGAATTATTGCGCCATTCGCGGGATAATGCGATCTGCCTGAAGTTTCATGCTCTACTTCATCGAAGATATTCAATGCCCCAAGAGCACGTACAACACGACCAGTAAATTCCGGGTCTGCCCCTGCATATTCGATCAAGTCTTGTAGTGTGAAGGGTGCCGAGGGAGGCAAACTATCGAAAAGACCCATCTCGACGGCCAACCGAACACAGAGAACCTTGTGAGGTTGGAGATGAAACGCGACAAAGACTGTATTGGCTCCATCATCGCGCAGTGCGCCAGCTTTTGCGAGGTGACCTCGATTTGTTGCAGAGCCAACCTGCTCTCTGACTCTGATGTAGCTTGCCAGTATTGAGAAATCACTTCTTGTAACGTGGACCCGAGTGAGGTGAGTTCCACCGGGCATGGTTTATAGGATTTCGGCACTTCCATGGTCATATTAACAAATTTCGATATCGTAGCGCTCGGGGTGAGTGATGATGCAAGACCTTAGTTAGGTAATAATATACTGTGCCCCTGACGCGCTCTATCTCGACATGTTTGGAAGAGTCTACCTGTAAAATGTATTGCAGGCATGAAAAATAATGAGGACATAAACTATCTCCTACGTGATTGCTGTGGGCCATCCACCAGAGTGGATGTGGAATACAGCGATCCGTTGGCCTAGGCCTACTTGCCCGGCTGAGGTCTGAGCCATGATTGGAATTTACTTATGTGTTGGGCGTTGATGAATCAGAATCGTGCTTCTCCATGGAGAAAGACTGGGTGAACATTACTCGAGAGCCTTCGGCAAGCAGTGGTCGAGATATGGTATAGCATTCTGACACATGCATTGTGTCAAAAAAATATTATGAAACCGTTTGGACACTCCCCTAGAGTTTACGCGTTCGTTGGGATTACCAATTGAAACCATTACTGATAGTAAGCTCTATGATCACTATGATCCACAGCTGAAGGGATCCTGTACAACTACACGTTTTCTCGATCATTTAAACAAACAACATTGGAGTAGAGGGTTACACAAGCTGACTGAATATCTTCTGTGGCATCGCCCGCCTACAGTGAAAGTTCAGTTCGGACTTTCTGCGACTTGTCGTATCACAATACTCATATATGTTGTTTCATCGGCGCGCTTACTGCCTACGCAACACTAAATACTCTGGATGCAAACTTCTTGCTCAAATGTAGCCGAGGAAAGGGTCGAATGAACAGCCTAACACCTGGCCTGCCAAGAGAGTTTATTCCTCCCTGTACTACGAGAGTCTAACAGGAAAGGTTCCAGTTTTCATAGTGTTGTACAGGGCACTTTAAGCCTCTAGACTCTTGCCCCAAAAGCGTATAATTAACTCGGCATGCTTTGACAAAGCCACTATGATGGCGAGAAAGAGTCGAGCCGTAAATTAAGCGCGTAGTGTCTAGAGAGGAAGGATTTATAGCGATCTTTAGAGGATCTGACCGTTTGTTTTGAGAGCTCAGTGGCTTATCACTAGCCGCCGAAACTTTCCTCTGTACACAAAATGTCTCCCTGAAACTCCTTTCCAGCCTTCTGTACCGTGCAATCCGACATATGTCATTCAGCGAGGTCTGAGTTTAGCTTTAAGCCGCTTGGCTTGGGTGATGGCACGAAGGTAAGTATCCGTTGCAATAGAGCTATTACTTGGATTCTTTATAGATTTCTTATACTACAGTGACACGAGACTAGGTTTTATCAGTTGGTAGCACAGGGTTAGTTAGGTGATTATCTTCGCTACGTATAAAGTCAGTTTCGTGAAGTGCATCCTAGGGTGAGCCTTAAGAGGGAATCTAAGTATTTACTTTCAAATGCCTTTGTATTCCTCAAGACTTTTAAATTATGATCGTCCGAATACAGGCACTTGATGCCCGACGCAGGGCAACAGTGAATGACAAAGTCTGGTGTCTAGCTGGGCGTTGGGCGAGATGTATGTCGATCAGTTCGCGATGGCTTTCTGTCATACATGCATGTATCACTGCTAGCAAAAGTACAGTGTATCCAAGGCTTGAAGGAAAGACGTAGTGGAATACCGGTAGTCTTTATGAGACCTTTTCTTGGCATGGCAGGTATATAAATGATCACATCTCTCACCATCGATCACTCTCTTTCCCAGTTCAACTCACTCATTCATTATATCATTCACTTCTTCTAATCCAGAAGCCTGCGGCCGGTTCGCACTTCTGCTATTCTAAATAATCCAACAGTCTTCATTCACTAGTCTATCGCTTTGCCATTTCATTTCTGTGCTGGTCATATCTATCTTCCTCAGTATATCAACATGAAGTTCTCTGTTATC includes the following:
- a CDS encoding NPP1 family protein (predicted protein) is translated as MVSKNLLAILAAAVAVQGSPLDKRAVVNHDSITPFPETVPNTATGNTYKKLEPYLHIAHGCQSYPAVAANGDVSGGLQDTGSATGGCRDQSKGQTYVRGGWHNGRYGIMYAWYMPKDMPNSGVSTGAHRHDWENVVIWVNNPANDNPTLLGGAASGHGSYKKTNNPQRVGDRPKVEYFTNFPTNHELQFTDTLGRDLPLIAWESLPEAARRGLESAEFGKATVPFKDSTFQGNLEKAAL
- a CDS encoding uncharacterized protein (predicted protein), translated to MPGGTHLTRVHVTRSDFSILASYIRVREQVGSATNRGHLAKAGALRDDGANTVFVAFHLQPHKVLCVRLAVEMGLFDSLPPSAPFTLQDLIEYAGADPEFTGRVDSLIRTMSLYVAFFNTTSFVTPYDPMSSPYAFSEGVKNIDFFIILYQDPKAARTFNEARTTFKDPLGDFHSISSLNPGEDGILLVDIAGGNCQSVQSIISTNPEIKGRFIPQYLPVG